Genomic DNA from Halorussus rarus:
CGGAGGGTGACGAGCCCGTTGTGCGCGTAGAGCCCCGGCCGGGAGGCGAGCCGGTCGGCGACCGCGACCGGCGATGGGAGCAGGTACGGCGGGACGCCGAGCAGCGCGACCACCGCCCACCAGACCAGAACGCCGACGGCGAGGCCGCCCGCCGGCAGCGAGACCCGCGCGGCCGGAATCCGGTCGGCGTAGCTCACCGGCGCCCGCACCTCCGGAGCCGGAACTCGGTCGTCGCGGGCCTCATCGCAGCTCGTACCCCTCGTGGAGCGCGGTCCGGACCCGCGCGACTTGCTCCTGGAACGCCGCGGTGCCGTACACCGACTCGTCGCGCGGTCGGGGGAGTTCGACGTCGAACACGCCGGCGACCTCGCCGGGCTGGTCGCTCATCACCACGCACCGGTCGGCGAGGAACACCGCCTCGGGCACGCTGTGGGTGACGAACAGCACCGTCTTGCGCTCCTCGCGCCACACCCGCCGGACCTCGACGCCCATCTCCTCGCGGGTGAGCTCGTCGAGCTCGCCGAACGGCTCGTCCATCAGCAGCACCGAGGCGCCGAGGTGGAGCGCCCGGGCGATGGCGACCCGCTGACGCATCCCGCCCGAGAGCTCGGCGGGCCGGGCGTCGGCAAATCCCGAAAGGCCGACCGTCTCTAGCAGGTCCATGGCCCGGTCGCGGTCGGCCGACTTGCCGGCCATCCGCCGGAGGAAGGTCACGTTCTCGAGCGCCGACTTCCAGGGCAGCAGCGCGTGGCGCTGGAAGACGAAGCCGAACTCGCCCTCCCGGCGAGCGGCGTCGGGCGGCCGGCCGGCGACCCGGACGTCGCCCGCGGTCGGTTCCTGGAGGCCGCCGACCGTCCGGAGCAGCGTGGTCTTGCCGCAGCCCGACGGGCCGATGACCGTGACGAACTCCCCCTCACCCACCCGGAGGTCGACGTCCGCGAGGGCGCGCACGGCGTCGAACTCGACCGTCACGCCGTCGAGCCGAATGGCGTCGTCGCGTCGCTGGTCGGCCGACTCGCCCGCCGCGCGCACGCCGGTCTCGTCGTCTACCATCGAGTTCGTGGGACGTAACGGCGCCGAGACATAGGTGGTTTTCGCCCGGCAGGGCCGAGCGGCGCGACGCCGTCGAACGCGACGCGCTCCCCCTGTCCGAGCCCGGAGACGTTCACGCGCCGGGAGCGATGCGATTCGCCCACCCCCGGCCGATTTCGGATCCGGGTTTATAAGGTAGTTGCCAAAGCGGGTTTACGCGGGACACCCCAACGACCACCCGTGCCTTCTGCACTGTTTGTCGTGAGCGAAGAGGGGTACTGGGGAGAGGAGTGCGTCGAGCCGCTGCAGACGCTCGACGACGAGGGGTTCGACGTCACGGTCGCCACGCCGAGCGGGTCGCCGCCGGTCATCGACCCGACCTCGACCGACCCGGACGCGCCGTTCGTCGACGAGGAGACCGCCGAGCGAGTCACGGAGGTCCACGAGAACGACGAGCGACTGAACGACCCGGTGGCGGTCGCGACGCAGGACGCCGCCGACTACGACGTCGCGGTGTTCCCCGGCGGCCACGGCACCGAGTGGGACGTCAATCAGGATACACACGCCCGTCAGCTTCTGCGCGAAACCCTCTCGGGAGACGACGGCAAGGCGATGGTCGTCTGTCACGCCGTCGCCCTGCTGGCCTTCGCCCGGGACGAGGACGGCGAACCCATCGCAGCCGACCGGAACGTGACCGGGTTCCCGAACGAGTGGGACGAGGACATCGTCGACGACAACGACGTGCTGCCCGACGGCCGCAAGATGCCCTACTGGGTCGAAGACGAGGTCAGGGCCGCGGGCGCCAACTGGGACGCCGAGGTCGACTCGGACGCGAGCGTCACCGTCGACGGCGACCTCGTGACCGCCCGTGGTCCGGAGTCCTCCCGCGAAGGCGCGAGGACGCTCCTCGACGAACTCGGTGTCGAGACGTCGGCCTGACGGGGCGGCCGCGCCGTCCCGCTCAGCGTCCCGGGTCGAGCCGCCGACTCGGCGACGTCGTCACGTCGACCCCCGGGCTGTAGTAGCAGACCGGGTCGCCCTCGGGACGGGCGAACCCGTCGGCACGGAACAGCGTGTTCTCCCGGACGTCCATCTCCGCCTCGGCCAGCGGCCAGCGCGGGTGGTCGACGTCGGCGTACCGGATCGCGCCCGACTGGGCCTCGGTGTAGAACCGGTAGCGCTCGGTCAGGAACTCCGCGAGCGACCCGGACTCGGACCGGAACGGCCCGCCGGTCGGCCCGTAGGTCGCCGAGAAGTGGACCGGCCGCGCGCCGGGATGGCGCCGGCGACTCTCGAACCGGACGGCGTCGCCGGAGTCGGTGCAGTCGATGTCGGCCCAGTAGTACGGCAGGGCGTGGAGCAGCCGGGCTCCGAGGACCGCGGCCGGGCCGACGCCGGGCAGACCGTCGGCGTCGAGGTTGAAGAAGTAGACCCCGGGCGTCCGGTCGTCGAACCGCGACGGGTCGGGCCGGACGTACGTCCGGAGGTTGAGCTCCGGGAGCCGGAAGCCGAGCCCCCGGGGCAGCAAGCGGGGTCGGAGGTCGACGTTGACGAACGGCACGACCGAGAGGTACGCCCGGCCGTCGTGGGTGTCGACCTCGAGCGCGTCGGGAATTCGAGGTTCGACGGTCGCCGGGTCGACCGACCAGTTGGCGAACAGGACGTCGCGCCAGCCCATCGCGAGCGAGAGCATGCGGTCAGTCGCTCCCCGTCGCAGACGCAGCGGGGTCGTCGGCGTCCGGGATCTCGGTGAAATCGCGACGCTCGACCGCCCCGGCGATTCCGTAGGCGACCCAGCTCGCGGCGGCGGCGACGGTCCCGGCGACCAGCCCCGCCCGGAGGCCGGTCCGCCGGTCGCGGACCGCGCACCCGACGAGGTACGCGACGACGAACGAACTGACCCAGCTCAGGACCGCGCTGGCGGCTCTGCTCATATCGGTCTCTTCGGACAGCAGGACAAAAAGCTACGTCCTCCTCGGCGCGCCGACCCGGTTCTCACCGCCACACCCCCGGGGTTCGACCCGGCGGAGGGGGTTGCACGACCCTCGCCCCGGGCCGCGGCCGGTCACTCCGGGAAGTCCGCGAGCGCGGGCTCAAACTCTCGGAACCCGTAGTACGTGACGAGCACCGCGCCCAGTCCCGTCGCGACGAGGACGAACTGGACGGCGGTGCCGACCAGCGGAACCCGGCCGAGCAGGTCGACGGCGACGACGACGAGCGCGGCGCCGGCGGCCGCGGCGAGGTCCGGGCGGTCGCCGGGGAGCGCCCGGCCGACCAGGTAACCGTAGGCGACGTAGGCGTAGGCGACGGTGAGCAGACCGACCGCGAGACCGAAGAGGCTGACCGGGATGAGGACGAGCGTGAACGCCATGAAGACGAACAGCGCCAGCGCGGTCGCCCCGGTGAACGCCCCCACCACGCCGCTGACGACCGGGTGGTGGACGACCGAGTCGCCGACGTTCCGGAGCAGCGCGGGCTCCCGACGGGCGAGGAGGCCGGCCGCGAGCGCGAGGACGAGCGCCCGCAGTGCGAGGAAGCCGTACTCCCGGGCGGGCGAGGGCTCCTGTTGCACTATCGGAACCGTCGTCCGCGTTCCGACCGTCGCGCCCGGTGCGACCGAGGCGTTGCCCGCGATGGTCCGGAGCTCCCCGGCGACCGCGCCGGTCCCCACGACCGTGACGTTCCCGGCGAGCTGGTCGACGTCGCCGTCGAGTCGCCCCCGGATCCGGAGGTCGCCGCCGACGACGTAGACGGGGCCCGAGACGTTCTCGTTCGCGGGAACGGTCACCGTTCCGCCGCCGACCACCAGCACGTCGTCGATCTCCGTGATCTCGCGGTCGCCCTCGAAGACGACCTCCATCTGCTCGACGCGCTCGCCGCTCAGCGACAGCAGCAGGACCACGACCACGAGCAGCGGCAGCAGTTCGACGGGGTCGGTCATCCGGCGCTCGCCTCCCGGGCGGCCGCGACGAGGCGCCGGAGGTACACCGCCGCGACCAGCCCCGCGAACAGCAGGAGCGCCAGCGCGTTCACGAGGTTGAGGTGGGACAGCAGCGTCACCTCGGCCGCCTCGAAGTAGAGCGCGACCGCGGTGCTGAGGAACGTCGCGACCCAGCCCGCGAGCCCCACCCCGAGCGCGGTGTGAGCTCCCACCGTGTCCGGCGTCGAGAGGTCGGGCCAGAGCGCGAAGTTGAGCGTGGTGTAGAAGCTGACCGCGACCGCGTACACCGCCGAGTTGAGCGGGGAGGCTCCGCCCGACGCGAGGCCGGGGAACCACGCCGCCACGCGAACGTCGGTCGTGTAGAACAGGTGGGTCAGCGAGAACAGGCCGAACACCCACGCGAACAGCCAGTTCCGGTCGAAGTTCGCGTAGAGGACGCCGGCCACGAGCGCGCCCAGCACGTGGACGACGCCCAGGAAGAGGTGGTCGGCGAAGTCGGGCGACCGCCACGCGCCCCGGACCAGCGCCGGCGTCTCGACGATGCGGAGGAAGCCCAGGCTGTCGACGAAGAAGACGCCGAACATCAGCGCGACCGGCCCCCAGAAGGCGACGCTCCGGGTCCGGACCGGGCGGGGGCGACAGAACCGGCCGACGCCCCACTCCTCGTGCTGGTCGGCGAGCCCCGCGAGCAGCCGGTTCGCCGGCCCGACGCGGCCCGACGCGAGGACCCCGAGCGCGAGCGCGCCGGGGACCATCGCCGCGACCATGATCGCGGCGAACGATTCGATGCTCCAGTCGAGCGGGTAGACGTTCGCCGCGAAGTAGGCGAGGGCGGTGGTCGCGGCCGCGACGTAGCCCCGGTCCTCGACCGGCACGAGGTCGACGGTGAGACCGAACGAGGCCGGAATCCCGACGCCGAGCGCGACCGACGCCGCGACGATCCACGCGCCGAACGCCGGGACGGTCCTGATGGCGGGGGCGCCCGCGGTCAGGACCGTCTGGAGCGCGACCACGCCGAACAGCAGCCGGAGCTTGACGAGCAGGTCCGCGCTCCAGCCACGGCGGTCCATCGTCACCCCGGTCGCGACCGCGACGCCGAACGTCAGCAGCGCGAGCGCCGCCATCCACACCGAGACCTGGGTCTCGGTCATCCCGACCAGCCGGGTCCCGAGGTCGAGCAGGCCCAACTGGACGAACGTGACGTTGTAGTAGTAGCCGGCCGCGAGCAGCGCGACGAACAGGCCGTACCCGACCGCCGGCGTCCACCGGCGCTCCCGGAGGAATCCGAAGAGTCGCATCCGACAGTCAGATCGACGCGTTCACCCTTCAAACCCCGCATCGAGAGGGGTCGTGGACGCGTCCGGTGACGGCGGGGCGCCCCGATTTCGTATATCCAAAGCCGGTTTGTTAATGGTTTTTACTTCCGCTCTGGCACCGAGAAG
This window encodes:
- a CDS encoding ABC transporter ATP-binding protein, with protein sequence MVDDETGVRAAGESADQRRDDAIRLDGVTVEFDAVRALADVDLRVGEGEFVTVIGPSGCGKTTLLRTVGGLQEPTAGDVRVAGRPPDAARREGEFGFVFQRHALLPWKSALENVTFLRRMAGKSADRDRAMDLLETVGLSGFADARPAELSGGMRQRVAIARALHLGASVLLMDEPFGELDELTREEMGVEVRRVWREERKTVLFVTHSVPEAVFLADRCVVMSDQPGEVAGVFDVELPRPRDESVYGTAAFQEQVARVRTALHEGYELR
- a CDS encoding polymer-forming cytoskeletal protein; this encodes MTDPVELLPLLVVVVLLLSLSGERVEQMEVVFEGDREITEIDDVLVVGGGTVTVPANENVSGPVYVVGGDLRIRGRLDGDVDQLAGNVTVVGTGAVAGELRTIAGNASVAPGATVGTRTTVPIVQQEPSPAREYGFLALRALVLALAAGLLARREPALLRNVGDSVVHHPVVSGVVGAFTGATALALFVFMAFTLVLIPVSLFGLAVGLLTVAYAYVAYGYLVGRALPGDRPDLAAAAGAALVVVAVDLLGRVPLVGTAVQFVLVATGLGAVLVTYYGFREFEPALADFPE
- a CDS encoding DJ-1/PfpI family protein, which gives rise to MPSALFVVSEEGYWGEECVEPLQTLDDEGFDVTVATPSGSPPVIDPTSTDPDAPFVDEETAERVTEVHENDERLNDPVAVATQDAADYDVAVFPGGHGTEWDVNQDTHARQLLRETLSGDDGKAMVVCHAVALLAFARDEDGEPIAADRNVTGFPNEWDEDIVDDNDVLPDGRKMPYWVEDEVRAAGANWDAEVDSDASVTVDGDLVTARGPESSREGARTLLDELGVETSA
- a CDS encoding MFS transporter codes for the protein MRLFGFLRERRWTPAVGYGLFVALLAAGYYYNVTFVQLGLLDLGTRLVGMTETQVSVWMAALALLTFGVAVATGVTMDRRGWSADLLVKLRLLFGVVALQTVLTAGAPAIRTVPAFGAWIVAASVALGVGIPASFGLTVDLVPVEDRGYVAAATTALAYFAANVYPLDWSIESFAAIMVAAMVPGALALGVLASGRVGPANRLLAGLADQHEEWGVGRFCRPRPVRTRSVAFWGPVALMFGVFFVDSLGFLRIVETPALVRGAWRSPDFADHLFLGVVHVLGALVAGVLYANFDRNWLFAWVFGLFSLTHLFYTTDVRVAAWFPGLASGGASPLNSAVYAVAVSFYTTLNFALWPDLSTPDTVGAHTALGVGLAGWVATFLSTAVALYFEAAEVTLLSHLNLVNALALLLFAGLVAAVYLRRLVAAAREASAG
- a CDS encoding YqjF family protein; protein product: MLSLAMGWRDVLFANWSVDPATVEPRIPDALEVDTHDGRAYLSVVPFVNVDLRPRLLPRGLGFRLPELNLRTYVRPDPSRFDDRTPGVYFFNLDADGLPGVGPAAVLGARLLHALPYYWADIDCTDSGDAVRFESRRRHPGARPVHFSATYGPTGGPFRSESGSLAEFLTERYRFYTEAQSGAIRYADVDHPRWPLAEAEMDVRENTLFRADGFARPEGDPVCYYSPGVDVTTSPSRRLDPGR